In a single window of the Macadamia integrifolia cultivar HAES 741 unplaced genomic scaffold, SCU_Mint_v3 scaffold1606, whole genome shotgun sequence genome:
- the LOC122064313 gene encoding RING finger protein 44-like — MNDGSQISFRQSSNVLPEQVFIIEFPYLLIPEVSQIKIHAMLTQLEISPDSIERIKRQISHYAFEAASFCREGIDICGAFDIFICLNVPFVEHDTSLDDDYVEWFESMDIGGEEGSIRLIPASPSSIQALEIKKFDDIEEDPSSSSSTETCMICMDEYVRGVDVARLPCSHLFHGECIVKWLECKNSCPLCRYVLPSEA, encoded by the coding sequence ATGAATGATGGGTCTCAAATCAGTTTTAGGCAGAGTTCTAACGTATTGCCAGAGCAAGTATTCATTATTGAGTTCCCTTACCTGCTTATACCTGAAGTCAGCCAGATCAAAATCCATGCCATGCTTACCCAGTTGGAAATCTCTCCTGATTCCATTGAGAGAATTAAACGACAGATATCCCATTATGCTTTTGAAGCAGCCTCGTTCTGTAGAGAGGGGATAGACATTTGTGGAGCCTTTGATATCTTCATCTGTCTTAATGTTCCTTTTGTAGAACATGACACAAGTCTTGATGATGATTACGTTGAATGGTTCGAGTCCATGGATATCGGAGGAGAAGAAGGTTCAATTAGGTTGATTCCGGCTTCACCATCTTCAATTCAGGCTTTAGAGATTAAGAAATTTGATGATATAGAAGaagacccttcttcttcttcttcaacagaGACCTGTATGATTTGCATGGATGAGTACGTGAGAGGAGTGGATGTTGCACGGTTGCCTTGCTCGCATCTCTTTCATGGTGAATGCATTGTTAAGTGGTTGGAATGCAAGAATTCGTGCCCCTTGTGTCGTTATGTATTGCCTTCAGAAGCTTAA